In one Epinephelus lanceolatus isolate andai-2023 chromosome 19, ASM4190304v1, whole genome shotgun sequence genomic region, the following are encoded:
- the man1b1a gene encoding endoplasmic reticulum mannosyl-oligosaccharide 1,2-alpha-mannosidase, with translation MYPPSRKDFISLTLSDPHSHTYNNGKHRRQSCWRKWKQLSRLQRSLILFLLALLLIFGLLSYPSIAEQWRGLSDKEDWLELNDREIKDILPGVESILDGAAGKALPPVAGPHVGPAVDPDVGADVVMKPRGPNIPMLAKPPTKTKIFSNKRGPPSLQKDGNISETVAGEKPAQEVVQEEEGEEEDKDKKIVSWRGAMIEADQATEPPPSANVKEAAAAPANPADTVTVEVSAGAVDRLEAVRNAFRHAWKGYKEYAWGHDELKPISKSFGEWFGLGLTLIDSLDTMWILGLKEEFAEAKDWVEKELSFDKNVDVNLFETTIRVLGGLLSTYHLTGDQLFLEKAKDLGSRMMPAFKTPSKIPFSDVNIGKGTAHPPRWTSDSTLAEVTSIQLEFRELSRLTQDPQYQDVVNEVMKLVHKLPGKQDGLVPMFINTNSGQFTHKGVFTLGARADSYYEYLLKQWIQGGKTEDDLLEDYLQAVEGVKKHLVKHTGPSKLTFVGELSHNRFNPKMDHLVCFLPGTLALGAHNGLPGDHMDLAVQLTETCHQMYTQMETGLSPEIVHFSLQSSDGRDVIVKPADRHNLLRPETVESLFYMYRFTKDTKYRDWGWDILQSFNNYTKVPGGGYTSINNVRDPVNPGPRDKMESFFLGETLKYLYLLFSDDMELLSLDKYVFNTEAHALPIWPSPPK, from the exons AAATGGAAGCAGCTGTCTCGGCTCCAGCGAAGCCTCATCCTGTTCCTGCTGGCTCTGCTGCTCATATTTGGACTGCTCTCCTATCCCAGCATCGCAGAGCAGTGGAGAG GTTTATCTGACAAAGAAGACTGGCTGGAGCTGAATGACAGAGAGATTAAGGATATTCTTCCAGGTGTGGAGTCCATATTGGATGGAGCTGCAGGTAAAGCTCTGCCTCCTGTGGCAGGGCCACATGTGGGGCCAGCTGTGGATCCAGATGTGGGCGCAGATGTTGTGATGAAGCCCAGAGGACCAAACATCCCCATGTTGGCGAAACCTCCCACTAAG ACTAAGATCTTCTCAAACAAGAGAGGTCCGCCAAGCCTGCAGAAAGATGGAAATATTTCAGAAACAGTCGCTGGGGAAAAGCCAGCACAAGAGGTGGTtcaagaagaagagggagaggaggaggacaaagacAAGAAGATTGTCAG CTGGAGAGGAGCGATGATAGAAGCCGACCAGGCCACAGAGCCTCCACCCTCAGCCAATGTGAAAGAAGCTGCAGCAGCCCCAGCCAACCCTGCTGACACTGTCACAGTGGAAG TTTCAGCTGGAGCCGTGGACAGACTGGAGGCAGTGCGTAATGCCTTCAGACATGCTTGGAAAGGCTATAAGGAGTACGCCTGGGGTCACGACGAGCTCAAGCCCATCTCCAAGTCTTTTGGCGAGTGGTTCGGACTGGGTTTGACGCtcattgattctttggacaccATGTGGATTTTGGGTCTGAAAGAAG AGTTTGCAGAGGCGAAGGACTGGGTAGAGAAAGAGCTCTCCTTCGACAAGAACGTGGACGTGAATCTTTTTGAGACAACCATCCGCGTCCTTGGCGGTCTGCTGAGTACCTACCATCTCACGGGAGACCAACTTTTCCTAGAAAAAGCT AAAGATCTTGGGTCCAGGATGATGCCCGCCTTCAAAACTCCCTCAAAGATCCCATTCTCAGACGTCAACATTGGGAAGGGAACAGCCCACCCCCCTCGATGGACGTCTGACAGCACGCTTGCCGAGGTCACGAGCATTCAGCTGGAATTCAGAGAGCTGAGCCGCCTCACACAGGACCCACAGTACCAG GACGTTGTGAATGAAGTAATGAAGCTGGTCCACAAGCTGCCAGGCAAACAAGACGGCCTGGTGCCCATGTTCATCAACACCAACAGCGGCCAGTTCACCCACAAAGGCGTCTTCACACTTGGTGCCAGGGCGGACAGCTACTACGAATACCTGCTCAAACAGTGGATCCAGGGAGGCAAGACGGAAGACGA ccTGTTGGAGGACTACCTGCAGGCCGTGGAGGGAGTGAAGAAACACCTTGTGAAACATACGGGGCCCAGCAAACTGACCTTTGTTGGAGAGTTGTCCCACAACCGCTTCAACCCAAAAATG GACCACCTCGTGTGCTTCCTGCCAGGAACCTTGGCGCTGGGGGCCCACAACGGCCTCCCAGGGGACCACATGGATCTGGCTGTGCAGCTGACGGAGACGTGTCACCAGATGTACACACAGATGGAGACGGGGCTGAGCCCAGAGATCGTTCACTTCAGCCTGCAGTCCAGTGATGGGCGCGATGTCATTGTCAAG cctgcagacagacacaaccTGCTGAGACCAGAGACTGTGGAAAGTCTTTTCTACATGTACAGATTCACCAAGGACACTAAGTACAGAGACTGGGGTTGGGACATACTGCAGAGCTTCAACAACTACACTAAG GTCCCAGGTGGCGGCTATACGTCCATTAACAACGTCCGTGACCCCGTTAACCCCGGGCCCCGGGACAAGATGGAGAGTTTCTTCCTTGGTGAGACGCTGAAGTACTTGTACCTGCTCTTCTCCGACGACATGGAGCTGCTCAGTCTAGACAAGTATGTCTTTAACACAGAGGCCCACGCTCTCCCCATATGGCCCTCTCCACCCAAGTGA